From the genome of Pirellulales bacterium:
ACGGACCAACTCGCCGTCCACGTCCTGTTGACCGATCGGCGCCAGCGGGCCGCTCCACTTCAGCACATCGCCGACGACCCAGGCCCGTCCCATGCCCAAACCTGGCGAGATGCTCCGTCCCGAGAGTCGCACGTCGGATTGTGTAGCGCCAATTGGCATCGCCAACATCGTTTCCATAAATCGCTCCAACCTTTGCACGATACTCAGCGGCTGATCGACAGCAAGCGGTGTGCGCACGTCACCGCCAGCGAACCGTCGCCAACCGCGAAGCCGACGCGTTTGGTCGACCCCGAGCGGATATCTCCGGCGGCCAACACGCCTGGCACGGTTGTCTCCAGCGCGCACGGGTCGCGATCGCCGCGGGGCCATAATCCGGAACGAACGACGTCGGTGCCGGTCAATAGATAACCATTGGCATCGCGAGCGATTTCAGCCGGCAGCCACTCCGCCGCGGGCTCGGCGCCAATGAAGACGAACACGGCCGAACATGGCACTTCGCGTTGCGCTTGCGTGGCGTTATTCCTCAAAGCAATTGCCTCGATGCGACGATTTCCCCGAATGGCTTCAATCTCGGTCTGTTCATGGACCAGCACGTTGGCGGTGGCTCGAATGCGCGCGGACAAGTATTCCGACATGCCAGGGCCCAACGTGCGGCGGACGAGCAAATGCACCTTGCGCGACGGACAGCACTCGGCTAGAAACATGACGGCCTGTCCGGCCGAGTTGCCGCCGCCGACCACGGCCACGTCGGCGCCGTCGTAGAGGTCGGCCTCGACCGTTGTGCAGGCGTAATAGATGCCGGCGCCGGCAAATCGGTCCGCGCCGGCGGCCTCCAACCGTCGCCAACGAACTCCCAGGGCGAGAAGCAGCACCCGGCAGCGAATCTCCGCTCAGCAATCCAGCTTGAGCGCATGCAACTCCTCGACCGATCGCGCGGGAATCAGTTTTTCAACCGAGACCGGCGCGACAATCCGGGCACCGAACTTCAGCATTTGCAAAACACCTCGGGTCGCTAAGTCCGCGCCACTCAGTCCGGCCGGAAAGCCGATGAAGTTTTCAATGCGCGACGAGCCCCCGGCCTGACCGCCAGGCCCGAGCCGGTCGAGCATCAAGGTGGAAAGACCTTCCGATGATGCGTACACGGCGGCGGCTATGCCCGCGGGACCGGCGCCGACAATCACCAGATCGGACTCCTGCGAAGGGCAATGTCTCCAGACCCCGGCCTCGCTGGCCAGCTCCTGCAAGGAAGGGTTCACGAGAACTCGCCCGTTCCCGCATTCGATGACCGGTGTCTTTCGTGGAGAGCCAAGCGCTGTGAGCGCACGTTGGCCCTCCTCGGTTTCCGAGTCGAACCACGTAAAAGGGACGAAGTTCTTATAGAGAAACTCGCGGACCGTGTTCGTATCGCGGCAGCGTCCCGGACCGACAACTCGCAGTCCAAGCGTGCCCATCTGCGACAAAAGCTCGCGCCGACGCGTGAACGCGGTGATCAGCTTCTCGCCAAAACTCGGCACACGATTCAGCAACGCCCTGAGGTGGCTGCCGGGAATGCACAGAACACGCGTTTCGCCCCGTGCCACGGCAGTCACAATCACCGGGCGACCGGTAAGAAGATCGATGTCTCCGGAAAACTGCCCGGGCTCGTGAGCCACGATGACCCGGTGGCCATCCGTCGGATTTTGGATTTCGATCTGCCCGGATTCGACGATGTACAAGCCGATTTCCGCTTGACCTGCCCGAAAGATGGTCTCGCCATCCGCGTAATTGCGAGCGGTTGCCATGGACCTGACCAGCGCCAGTTCCGTGCTGGTAAGCTGGGGAAACGCGACGTCTTCGTTGTGAGCCATGGCGTCGTCCTCTATTGCTCTGTAACCAGCACCATGCGGAAGCGGGCTTTACCATCCATCATGCAGGCGTAGGCCTCGGCTGCCTTTTCGAGCGGAGCCGTTTCAATCATCGGACGGATATTCTCTAGGACGCTGAAAGCCAGGGAGTCCTCGCTATCATCCACGAACAATTCCGTTGCCGCGATGTAGCTGCTGTCGTCACTTATCGTACCGAATGGGGCAAACTTCGCCACACCTGCGTTCGCGAACGCAATTTCGAGCTTGCCCTTTTCCCGCTTGAATCGTGCGAAGAGGCGATCCAGATCGGCAGCGTTGGACACATCTCCCTGCCATTGGCGACCGAGACTTACCGCAGTCGAATTCCGATCGCTTCGACAAGGTCCGCAAATTCGAACGAGCCGTCGTGGCGGTGGCCGTTGATGAAGAACGTCGGTGTGCCATTGACGCCGCTGCGGACGCCGCCGCTGAAGTCGTCTTTGACGCGCAAGGTGTATTTGCCATCGTCCAGTGCGCGATCGAGAGCCTCCGCGGACAATCCCAGCCGGCCGGCCAGTTCGAGCAGAAGCGGCTGGCCTAAGACATCCTGGTTCTCGAAGAGGCCATCGTGCATCGCCCAGAATCGCTCGTGCGCCGCCGCGAATTCCGCCGCTTCCGCCGCGCCTTCCGCGTTCGGGTGAATCTCATTCAAAGGGAAATTCCGAAACACAAAGCTCAATCGCTTTCCAAAATGCTCCTGTATTCTCTTGACAACGGGGTAGGCATGTCCGCAATGGGGACACTCGTAGTCGCCGTATTCGACGAGAATAGCAGGCGCGTGAGCATCCCCCTGAATATGGTCGGCGGACGTGACGGGTATCTTCAAAGTCGCCATGATTACTCCCTCACGATTTTGATAGACCTTCCAGCGCCTCAAGAATTCCGTCGGCTCCCGGGTTAATCGAGACGGGAGAAAGGTAACTCCAGACGATCTTTCCCTTGCCGTCGATCACGAACAGGGCCCGCTCGCAACACCCATCGTCGTCCCGATACGCGCCATACTTCTTTGCGACCTCGCCTTTAGGCTCGAAATCGGCGAGGAGCGGGAAATGCAAGTGTCGGTGTTCGGCGAACGCCGCGTGGCACCAGGCCCCGTCCACCGAGATGCCCAGCAGTTCAGCCCTGTATCTCTGGAATTCCGGAAGCACTTCGTTGTAGAGCGCCATTTGGTCGCCGCATACCGGACTCCAGTCGGCGGGATAAAAGGCGAGAATGACCGGCCGCTCCCGCAATTCACGGAGCGACAGCTTTTGATCCGGCGTGACGTGAAGAGTAAAGTCCGGAGCGACCGTCCCAGGTTCCAATAGTTGAGGCATCTTCCACACCTTTTCTAAAAAACATCTACGCAACAACCTTGAGCGAGCTAGCGACAACCTTGAGCGAGCTAGCGACGCTTAGAGCCTATCCGAGAACCGCCGGGGCAAAGGGGACAGTCCCCGTTTTGCTCCGCGGACTTCGCAAAAGGGGGACAGTCCCCGGCGGTTCTCGGATAGGCTTTTAGTCAACGCCGCCATTTGCTCCGGCGAGTCAAGATCGTGGACGGCGTTGGGAATATTTAACCGCCGCAGCGCGCCTGCCGGCAATGCGGCAAGCACGCGACGCGCACCAGCATCGCCATCTAGTTGTAACAATTCGGCAAAGCAACGGCGCGGGAAGATAACCGGCGGGCCGAAATCGTTGCCGTGCGCGGCGGCGCACGCGCTCAAGCCGCGCGAACCCAACCACGCGATGTGCAGCAAATGCAAATCCTCGGCCGTTAACCGGTATTGATCGACGTGCAGCAATAGGAGTCCGGTGGCATCCGCGGCAACGGCAGCCTCTGCCGCCTGGCGGATTGATGCGCCCAAACCTTCCGCCCAACGCTGATTGACGTGCCGAACGACGGGCAGATCGACGATGGTCTCCGCGCAGTCAGCGGCTTGGCAACCCAAAATCACCGCCACGGGGCCAACCTGTGCCTCAAGCGCGATCCGACATTGACGCCGCAGCAGCGGCTCGCCCCCCAGCTCCACTAATTGTTTGGGCTGGCCCAGGCGTCGCGATGCGCCGGCTGCCAGAACGGCCAACAGCAGCCGATTTTCTGAGACCCGGTATGCCGGAGGACCGACGGGACTCGGGCAAATCGAGGATGCCGGGTCACCGACCACTGGATTCACGGAATTGGCATCAATAGACATTAGCCACCGCAACTCGCGACGGCCCGGCCGCCGATTCCGCTCTGCCCGGCTGAAACAACGGCGCGGGCGTGTGGCCGTTCAGTTCGGCGAGAATTTCTGCAACGATCGACACGGCGATCCCGCTCGGACTCCGATCCCCCAAGTCCAATCCGACCGGCCCGCGGAGCCGATTGACAAACGTCTCTGGCAAGACGGTGCCCTCGCCGCTCTCCAGCAGCCAGCGCCGGCGATGTTCGGGCCCCAGTACGCCGACGTATGCCGCCGGTTGCTCCGCCAACAGCGGCAAGATTTCAGCGTCGTCCACTAGACTGTGCGTCATCACCACGATGGCTGTTTGCGGTGTGAACGTGATCGAACGCAGCGCGGTCCACCAGTCGCAGGCTACGAGTTGATCGGCATCCGGGAATCGGGCGCGCGACGCCAGGCGTGCGCGACGGTCGGCGACGCAGACGTGCCAGCCCAGCGAGCGGCCGAGCATGCAGAGCGGTCGCGCGTCGTTGCCCGCGCCCAGAATTACCAACCGCACCAGCGGACGGACAAAATGGACTAGCGCTCTCAGGTGCGACCCAATCGAGCCCTGCACGCTGCGCTCGGCAAGCACCGCACGCTCCCGCAGCCGCTCCATTTGCGGATCGAAATCCGTCGGATCGTCGCCGTCGGCCCATAGCATCCGTCGCACCGAGATATCGGGCGACGCCGATGTGTCGATCACGCAGGCCGCGGTCGAGGACTGGTCGGCGTCATGGGCGGCGGCGAACCGGCGGAGAAACGCCAAGTGTTCCGGCGTAAAGCGCTCGACCAGCACCTCGATCGAACCTCCACATCCCAGCGACGGCACGTCGGCACGATCAGTCCGGGGATCAGCGTCGAAGCTGAGCATGACTGCCGGCTCTCGATCGGTAAGCACGCGACCGCGACGGGCGATGTATTCCTCCAAGCAACCGCCGCTCACACCGCCGGCCGTGAATTCCGACGAGGGACCGGCAAGCATCATCGATCCCAGCGGCCGATAGGTCGAGCCATTGGCC
Proteins encoded in this window:
- a CDS encoding NAD(P)/FAD-dependent oxidoreductase, with the protein product MRCRVLLLALGVRWRRLEAAGADRFAGAGIYYACTTVEADLYDGADVAVVGGGNSAGQAVMFLAECCPSRKVHLLVRRTLGPGMSEYLSARIRATANVLVHEQTEIEAIRGNRRIEAIALRNNATQAQREVPCSAVFVFIGAEPAAEWLPAEIARDANGYLLTGTDVVRSGLWPRGDRDPCALETTVPGVLAAGDIRSGSTKRVGFAVGDGSLAVTCAHRLLSISR
- a CDS encoding cyclic nucleotide-binding domain-containing protein is translated as MAHNEDVAFPQLTSTELALVRSMATARNYADGETIFRAGQAEIGLYIVESGQIEIQNPTDGHRVIVAHEPGQFSGDIDLLTGRPVIVTAVARGETRVLCIPGSHLRALLNRVPSFGEKLITAFTRRRELLSQMGTLGLRVVGPGRCRDTNTVREFLYKNFVPFTWFDSETEEGQRALTALGSPRKTPVIECGNGRVLVNPSLQELASEAGVWRHCPSQESDLVIVGAGPAGIAAAVYASSEGLSTLMLDRLGPGGQAGGSSRIENFIGFPAGLSGADLATRGVLQMLKFGARIVAPVSVEKLIPARSVEELHALKLDC
- a CDS encoding thioredoxin domain-containing protein, producing the protein MATLKIPVTSADHIQGDAHAPAILVEYGDYECPHCGHAYPVVKRIQEHFGKRLSFVFRNFPLNEIHPNAEGAAEAAEFAAAHERFWAMHDGLFENQDVLGQPLLLELAGRLGLSAEALDRALDDGKYTLRVKDDFSGGVRSGVNGTPTFFINGHRHDGSFEFADLVEAIGIRLR
- a CDS encoding redoxin domain-containing protein; its protein translation is MPQLLEPGTVAPDFTLHVTPDQKLSLRELRERPVILAFYPADWSPVCGDQMALYNEVLPEFQRYRAELLGISVDGAWCHAAFAEHRHLHFPLLADFEPKGEVAKKYGAYRDDDGCCERALFVIDGKGKIVWSYLSPVSINPGADGILEALEGLSKS
- a CDS encoding nucleotidyltransferase family protein, with translation MSIDANSVNPVVGDPASSICPSPVGPPAYRVSENRLLLAVLAAGASRRLGQPKQLVELGGEPLLRRQCRIALEAQVGPVAVILGCQAADCAETIVDLPVVRHVNQRWAEGLGASIRQAAEAAVAADATGLLLLHVDQYRLTAEDLHLLHIAWLGSRGLSACAAAHGNDFGPPVIFPRRCFAELLQLDGDAGARRVLAALPAGALRRLNIPNAVHDLDSPEQMAALTKSLSENRRGLSPFCEVRGAKRGLSPLPRRFSDRL
- a CDS encoding XdhC family protein yields the protein MNEMISLAGRLNAVAEPAVLATLFAANGSTYRPLGSMMLAGPSSEFTAGGVSGGCLEEYIARRGRVLTDREPAVMLSFDADPRTDRADVPSLGCGGSIEVLVERFTPEHLAFLRRFAAAHDADQSSTAACVIDTSASPDISVRRMLWADGDDPTDFDPQMERLRERAVLAERSVQGSIGSHLRALVHFVRPLVRLVILGAGNDARPLCMLGRSLGWHVCVADRRARLASRARFPDADQLVACDWWTALRSITFTPQTAIVVMTHSLVDDAEILPLLAEQPAAYVGVLGPEHRRRWLLESGEGTVLPETFVNRLRGPVGLDLGDRSPSGIAVSIVAEILAELNGHTPAPLFQPGRAESAAGPSRVAVANVY